The following are from one region of the Desulfitobacterium chlororespirans DSM 11544 genome:
- a CDS encoding DnaA ATPase domain-containing protein: MWLSSEFNRMAEKTFKAYEPDDAFFSTLIYGPGGVGKSTLLLKCCQRLKEKKTILYIDAQDFVKNYAFSAQEGTLSQFRLRLRTPTVLIIDHIEVLKGKTRSIEEFYHTYEALFQRNGRIICGFRGEPSQLGFLGEKLSSRLRGGLVVPVLQPTPEDMLNYLRQLAYGKFLIVEDLVLELMAEEAANFPQAQSLMNGFLQFANRTDSALDHGALLLYLQERRYQEGLRPSPQNIIQKAAELTGVAAAAIYSTTRTPEVRQARQLAIYGIRSLSRLSYPEIGASLNKSHSSIMKSYQQFQEAIQKNPELREMLESLVKYFNSPDDEKRKDEEEER; the protein is encoded by the coding sequence ATGTGGCTCTCATCAGAATTTAATCGGATGGCAGAAAAGACCTTTAAGGCCTATGAGCCTGATGATGCCTTTTTTTCCACATTGATTTACGGGCCTGGAGGGGTCGGGAAATCAACCCTTCTTTTGAAATGCTGCCAACGGCTAAAGGAGAAAAAGACTATCCTTTATATAGACGCCCAAGACTTTGTCAAGAATTATGCTTTTTCGGCACAGGAAGGAACCCTATCGCAATTTCGCCTGCGGCTCCGTACCCCTACGGTGTTGATCATAGATCATATAGAAGTGTTAAAAGGAAAGACCCGCAGCATTGAAGAATTCTATCATACTTATGAAGCCCTTTTTCAAAGGAATGGCCGTATTATCTGTGGTTTCCGCGGGGAACCCTCCCAGTTGGGGTTTCTTGGTGAGAAGCTCAGCTCACGTTTGCGGGGAGGCCTGGTTGTTCCTGTTTTGCAGCCTACTCCGGAGGATATGCTGAATTACCTTCGGCAGCTGGCTTATGGCAAATTCTTAATTGTAGAGGATTTGGTTTTAGAATTAATGGCTGAGGAGGCCGCTAATTTTCCACAAGCCCAAAGCCTTATGAACGGCTTCCTCCAATTTGCCAATCGGACAGACAGTGCCCTCGACCATGGCGCTTTATTGCTTTATCTCCAGGAACGCAGATACCAAGAGGGGCTCCGCCCTTCTCCACAAAATATTATTCAGAAAGCGGCTGAGCTAACCGGGGTTGCCGCGGCAGCTATTTATAGCACCACTCGAACGCCGGAGGTTCGGCAAGCCCGACAATTAGCAATTTACGGGATACGCAGCCTCAGCCGGCTTTCTTATCCGGAAATCGGCGCTTCCTTGAATAAATCCCATAGCAGTATCATGAAATCTTATCAGCAGTTTCAGGAAGCTATCCAAAAGAACCCTGAGCTAAGGGAAATGCTTGAGTCATTAGTAAAGTATTTTAATTCCCCGGACGATGAAAAACGGAAAGATGAGGAGGAAGAACGATGA
- a CDS encoding peptidylprolyl isomerase produces MSEHDLNDKKPVVTIEMESGSTIKIELYPDVAPETVKNFVSLVEKGFYDGIIFHRVIPGFMIQGGDPQGTGMGGCGYSINGEFTANGFPNNLKHERGVISMARTANPNSAGSQFFLMHADSPHLDGQYASFGRIIEGIEEVDRIANVKRDYRDKPVEDQQMKKVTVEFI; encoded by the coding sequence GTGAGTGAACACGATTTAAATGACAAAAAACCGGTGGTAACTATTGAAATGGAAAGCGGCAGCACCATTAAAATTGAGCTGTACCCTGATGTTGCACCGGAAACAGTGAAGAATTTTGTTTCCTTAGTGGAAAAAGGCTTTTATGACGGAATCATCTTCCATCGGGTTATTCCTGGCTTTATGATTCAGGGAGGAGATCCTCAGGGCACTGGTATGGGTGGATGCGGTTATAGCATTAATGGGGAATTTACAGCCAATGGCTTTCCCAATAATCTAAAACATGAGCGTGGAGTTATTTCTATGGCGCGTACAGCCAATCCCAATTCAGCCGGGTCCCAGTTTTTCCTTATGCACGCTGACTCACCTCACTTAGATGGTCAATATGCTTCCTTTGGTCGGATCATTGAGGGCATTGAGGAAGTGGATCGCATTGCCAATGTCAAGCGGGACTATCGGGATAAACCTGTAGAAGACCAGCAAATGAAGAAAGTTACGGTGGAATTTATTTAA
- the pfkA gene encoding 6-phosphofructokinase, with translation MTNTVRKIAVLTSGGDAPGMNAAIRAVVRKGIYHGLEVFGIRKGYEGLIHGEFITMHLGAVADIIHRGGTMLMTARSQEMLTPEGQKNAAAQLRYRGIDALIVIGGDGSFRGAQTLSAQGIAIVGIPGTIDNDITGTDLTIGFDTAVNNVVQAVSKIRDTATSHDRTFLVEVMGRDCGNIALQSGVACGAESILVPEIEPDLDDIVAKLERGHQRGKHHSIIMVAEGATSAWNLGEELRQRTGFETRVTILGHIQRGGNPSALDVVLASQMGGKAVEILCAGETDRMTAYVNQEIRSLPLEVAYGERKPFNKVLYDLANQLAI, from the coding sequence ATGACCAATACCGTCAGGAAGATCGCTGTTCTCACCAGCGGGGGGGATGCTCCGGGAATGAATGCGGCCATTCGGGCAGTGGTTCGCAAGGGAATTTATCATGGACTTGAGGTTTTTGGGATTCGCAAGGGGTATGAAGGCCTGATTCATGGGGAGTTCATAACCATGCATCTGGGAGCGGTAGCGGATATCATTCATAGGGGCGGCACCATGCTCATGACCGCACGTTCCCAGGAGATGCTCACCCCGGAGGGACAAAAAAACGCCGCGGCCCAATTGCGTTATCGCGGCATAGATGCGCTGATTGTGATCGGGGGAGACGGTTCTTTTCGGGGAGCACAGACCTTGTCTGCTCAAGGAATAGCCATCGTTGGTATACCGGGCACCATTGATAACGATATTACCGGAACGGATTTAACTATCGGATTTGACACTGCCGTCAATAATGTGGTTCAAGCGGTCAGTAAAATCCGGGATACGGCAACATCCCATGATCGAACCTTTTTAGTGGAAGTCATGGGACGGGATTGCGGCAACATCGCTTTGCAATCCGGGGTAGCCTGTGGTGCGGAATCCATCCTTGTGCCGGAAATCGAACCGGATCTGGATGATATTGTTGCGAAATTGGAACGCGGCCACCAACGGGGCAAACATCACAGTATTATTATGGTGGCAGAAGGGGCTACAAGTGCTTGGAATCTGGGGGAAGAACTCCGTCAGAGGACCGGCTTCGAGACCCGGGTCACCATCTTAGGCCATATCCAAAGGGGAGGCAATCCAAGTGCCCTCGATGTGGTCCTGGCCTCGCAAATGGGCGGGAAAGCAGTGGAGATACTCTGCGCCGGGGAAACCGATCGGATGACAGCCTATGTCAACCAGGAAATCCGGTCCCTGCCTTTGGAGGTGGCTTATGGTGAGCGCAAACCCTTCAACAAAGTTCTCTATGACCTGGCCAATCAATTGGCTATCTGA